ACCGGTTCCGCGAAGCCATTCTGGGGGTCGCTCGCGAGGCGGCGCCCGTTCGGCTGGACCTCAGGGACGTGACGTTCATGGATTCCACGGCGGTCGGCGCGATGCTGGACGCGGCCGAAGAACTCGGTGACCGGTTCATGCTCGGCGAGGTCAACGAGCGCGTCCGGCGACTCTTCCTGATCCTGGGCCTGGACGAGGTCTTTCCCGAGCTCCAGGGGGGCTCCTCATGACTGTCGGGGCCCTGCCGCAGTTGCCGGACAACCGGTCCTTCCACGCCTACCTGGAGCAGGTGGTGTCAACCGCGGGCCGCGGCAAGCTCGTCGCCGTCATGGCCGTCGACGTGGACCGCTCCGCGCCGGTGTACGAGCCCCTGGGACCCTATCTCGGCGACCGGCTCATGCGCAAGGTCGGTCATCGGATCCAGCAGAACCTTCCCACAGCCGGCTTCGTCGCCCGGGGTTTCGCGCGCGGGTTCCTGGTGCTGGCGCCGGTCGCCGACGAGGTCGAGGCACGGCGTTTGGCGGAGACGATCCAGGCGCGCATTCACGAACCCTTCGCGCTGGGCCGCCGCCTCATCCGGCTGACGGCCAGCGTGGGCCTGAGCGTGTACCCGCGCGACGCCACGCACGCCGCGGGGCTGGTGCGGGCCGCCTCGATCGCGCTGCATCGCGCCAGCCGCGATGAGGGCGGGGGTCTGGGCGTATATTCCCCGGACATGGCCGACGAGGTTCGGCGGGAGTTCGAGCTCGACCAGGCGTTGCGGGAGGCGTTGGGGCGGCGGGAGTTCGTCCTGCACTACCAGCCTCGGATGAGCGCGCGTACCGGAACCGTCGCCGCGTTTGAGGCATTGCTCCGCTGGGAGCGGCCGGGGCTCGGCACCGTGCCGCCGGACCGGTTCATTCCCCTGGCAGAGGAAACGGGGTTGATGATCGGCATCGGCGAGTGGGTGATCCGCGAAGCCTGCCGGCAACTGCAGGCGTGGCATCGACGGGGGTTGACGTCGCTGCGCGTCTCCGTCAACCTGTCGGCCCACCAGCTGGAACGGCTGGATCTGCCTGCGGTGGTCGAGGCGGCGCTTCGAGAGAGCGGGATCCCGCCCGGCGGCCTAGAGCTGGAGATCACGGAGCGGGACGAGCTCCCGGACGGAGACGCGCCGCGGCACGTGCTGCGGAGACTGAAGGAACTCGGCGTGCGACTGGCCCTGGACGACT
This DNA window, taken from Clostridia bacterium, encodes the following:
- a CDS encoding STAS domain-containing protein, whose product is MFSTRWDDANRTLAVQGEIDASTAHRFREAILGVAREAAPVRLDLRDVTFMDSTAVGAMLDAAEELGDRFMLGEVNERVRRLFLILGLDEVFPELQGGSS
- a CDS encoding EAL domain-containing protein; amino-acid sequence: MTVGALPQLPDNRSFHAYLEQVVSTAGRGKLVAVMAVDVDRSAPVYEPLGPYLGDRLMRKVGHRIQQNLPTAGFVARGFARGFLVLAPVADEVEARRLAETIQARIHEPFALGRRLIRLTASVGLSVYPRDATHAAGLVRAASIALHRASRDEGGGLGVYSPDMADEVRREFELDQALREALGRREFVLHYQPRMSARTGTVAAFEALLRWERPGLGTVPPDRFIPLAEETGLMIGIGEWVIREACRQLQAWHRRGLTSLRVSVNLSAHQLERLDLPAVVEAALRESGIPPGGLELEITERDELPDGDAPRHVLRRLKELGVRLALDDFGAGYSSFKSLRELPVDVVKIDRSMIQGLPHDRQGARLAQLLIETAKWLGLRVVAEGVETKAQAEFLKRLGCDELQGFLYAPGLPAREVEQRLGNLAPLSSTTSTTFIAEAMEAPNGAGDI